TGAATTCTTCCTCCAGATTCTGTTACAGGAACTCTTTGAACTCGGTGTACTCCACTTTCATATTTTAATTTACTATAGGCTCCATTACCTTTTATCATAAAAGTTACTTCTTTGAAACCACCAACACCCTGTGGATTAGAACTTAAAATTTCTGGTTTCCAACCTTGTTTTTCTGCATACATAGAGTACATTCTAAATAAGTTCCCTGCAAATAGTCCTGCTTCATCTCCCCCGGCTCCTGATCTTATTTCTACAATAACATTTTTATGGTCATTTGGATCTTTAGGAATTAACAAAACTTTAATTTCCTCTTCAAGCTTAGCCAATTTCTCTTCTGATTCAGCTATTTCCTCTTCTACCATCTCTCTAAATTCATCATCCAATTCTTCTTTTAACATTTCCTTATCTTCTTTAAGATTTTTAGATATTTTTTTATACTCTTTATATTTCCCAACTATAGGCTCTAACTCTGCATGTTCTTTAACAAGCTTTTGCCAGTTTTGCCTATCTTCCATAACCTCTGGGTCTATTATTTCTTTAGTTAATCTTTTATACTTATCTTCTACAAAAGACAATTTTTCTAACATATTTTCACCTCCATTAAAAGAATAATCATGTTAAATTAAACCACAATATTATCCCTATTATATATTATAACATTTTTATCTCTTCTTAGTAAAATATAATGCCCATAATCCCTGCTACTGCAATACCAACAATTGGCGATTTCTCTTTTACTGATACTAAATAAAAAACTATCCCTGCTATTATAATACTCTTGAAATCTATAATTGCATCTTTTCCTACTTCTATAGCTGCTGTTGCAATTAAACCCAAAACTACAGGCCTTATACCTTTAAAAGCTTGCTCCACATTAGAAGATTCTCTAAATTTAGATAAAAAGTAAAATATTATGCCAATTACAATAAAAGAAGGTAGGACTACTCCTAAAGTTGCCACTACTGAACCAAAAACCCCTGACACTTTATAACCTAAGAAGGTTGCAGAATTTATGGCTATAGGACCTGGTGTCATCTCTGCTACAGCAATTATATCTATAAATTCTCTAGTAGTTAACCACTGTTGATTAGTAATAACTTCTTTTTGAATTAGTGGAATCATAGCAT
The Tissierellales bacterium genome window above contains:
- the prfA gene encoding peptide chain release factor 1: MLEKLSFVEDKYKRLTKEIIDPEVMEDRQNWQKLVKEHAELEPIVGKYKEYKKISKNLKEDKEMLKEELDDEFREMVEEEIAESEEKLAKLEEEIKVLLIPKDPNDHKNVIVEIRSGAGGDEAGLFAGNLFRMYSMYAEKQGWKPEILSSNPQGVGGFKEVTFMIKGNGAYSKLKYESGVHRVQRVPVTESGGRIHTSTATVAVLPEAEDVDVEIKSSDIRIDVFRASGNGGQHVNTTDSAVRITHIPTDIVVSCQDGKSQIKNREKAMKILKARLYEKTITEQHNEIAEERRSQVGTGDRSERIRTYNYPQGRITDHRINMTVHKLENFLDGDIDEMVEALITTDQAEKLKQVG
- a CDS encoding chromate transporter, whose product is MILLKLFLSFFKIGAFTFGGGYAMIPLIQKEVITNQQWLTTREFIDIIAVAEMTPGPIAINSATFLGYKVSGVFGSVVATLGVVLPSFIVIGIIFYFLSKFRESSNVEQAFKGIRPVVLGLIATAAIEVGKDAIIDFKSIIIAGIVFYLVSVKEKSPIVGIAVAGIMGIIFY